TCCAGAATTTTGTTTTTAAACCCATTTCCACGGTCTGTATGAAATATCTGTATTTTGTCCAGATTGACATTAACCTTGGAAAAAGCCTTGCTTACCAGCACAGAATCTTTGTTCCTTCCGGCACTGTAACCAATAATTACAGTCTATCAGAACGTAGTCATAATTCTTCTTAACCTCATTGATGCCAGTTTTCAGAATGCTCTCACGACTGATGGCATTGATAAGCCTTACCTCAAGACCTGACAGCTCAATGTTAGACGGGAGCAGGTCAACACCCTCATTGTGGTGCAGGATAGCTGCTTGAACATCAACGGATTTATCGTCCATGATGTCCTGCATAATGGTAGAGAGCGTAACGGGAATATTGTCTGGTTTGGCATAGCCTAATGCCATTGTCAGATTTGCCTGTGCATCAGCATCGACAAGTAAAACCTTGTTGCCTTGCTTTGCCAGACCCACTCCCAGATTGACCGCTGTGGTGGTTTTGCCGACACCACCTTTCTGATTGGTCAGAGCAATTACTTTGCAATTTGACATAGTAGCGTCCTCCTTTCGCATAAATTTAGCCACCTTATCAGGGTGGCTATGTAAAAAAGGTCATGAAAAAAGCCGACTGGCTGTTATACCAATCGGCTATGTAAATCATTATTATATTTTAAAGTAGGTCTCAAAGATAAATTTGAATTTGTTTATGAAACTGAGTCACTATAATTTATTTATATCCTTCTGTATAGACTCACACCAACCTTCAATTACTGTTGGAGCATCATCTCCAAGTGGTAACATCGATGGTGGATTATCCATAGATACTACTTCCACAATTCTTTTTGCAAGTAAGTCTAAATCTCCAAACTGCATATTTGATACATTTTCTGTAAATGAATCCTGCCATCTTGACTCATTATAATCTTCTATAACATTATCTGGATTCGTTCCCCACACATTCTTATTATAAAAATTCGTCCCAAACATACCTGGTACAGCATTTGTAACCTTAATACCAAATGGTGCTACTTCAAAGGCAAGAGACGTAGAAAATCCTGTCACTGCAAACTTGCTTGTATGGTACAAAACTGGTCCGGGAGAAAAAGATGCTGTAGAAGAAACATTGATGATGTGTCCACTTCTTTGCTTTCTCATAATTGGAAGAACTGCTTTAGTCATTTTCATCATTCCAAAGAGGTTTGTCTCAAATAGCTGACGCATATTTTCTTCGCTTGTCTCTTCAAAGAATGTTATCCTTCCTCGACCAGCATTGTTCAAAAGGATATCAATTTTTCCAAACTTTTTCACTCCCGCTTCAGCAACATCAGCAAACGCTTTTTCATCCTTATCCGTAACATCTAATTTCAAATTAAGAATTTGGTCTTTATATTCGGTTGGTGCAACAAAATCATTCTCTTTACGAGTAGTAGCGATAACAGAATCACCGTTTTTCAAAGCTTCCATTGCTACAGCATATCCCATTCCTTTTGCTCCACCTGTAATAAGCCATACTTTTCTCATTGCGCTCTCCTTTGCAAATTCTGATTTGTTTCAGCCTATTATAACATCTTTCCGTAAATTTTTCTATCCACTTTCAATTTCTTCACAGAGCATTTGCCATCTTAAATATCAGTTCATCAATGCAGTCGGTATATCTGCCTTGCTGAATGAGTTGGTTTTTCAACTCCACAAGGCTATGTACTGCAATCTTTCTCTCATGGCTATCCAAATATAGATGGTATGTCGGGTCTTTCATACTCGCCACCTCCTTATGATTTCATTGTATATGGAAATGAAACGCAGTTCAAATGTGTAGTGTTTGAAATTATTTAGCCCCATAAATCAGGTCTTTTTACAGGCAACAATCGCCTTTCAAATTAGCAAGGTTTTTAGCACGATTTTTCGGCAAATTAGCAGGAGAACTGTTTTCATTAGCAAACTTTGAAAAAATCCTGCTAATCATTAGTAAGCTAATTTGTGCTGAAAAGTCAGAGTTCAACTCCTCTATGGTCTAATCTCATTAGCAGAAATCGCTCCTGCTAATCGCAAATTGCTATGAGTTCAAAAACTCTCGGAAAATATAAAAAGCCGGAAACCTTGATTTTACAAGATTCTCGGCGTTATTTCTGGCGTCCCTGAGACGATTTGAACGTCCGACCCCTCGCTTAGGAGGCGAGTGCTCTATCCACTGAGCTACAGAGACATTTATAAAATTTTTGACTACTGACCTATCACCTTTTTTTCAAAGGGTTATGTTTCTACGTCACCTTAGGAGGCGGACCCTCTATCCTGCTGAGGTACGGAGACGAATATAAAATTAGAAATGTTGGCGATTGTCCCAACTAGCCCTTAGGAGACGAACGCTCCAGCTGATCTACAAAAACCGACTTATATATTCTAACACAGTTTTTTAACAAAATCAATTTATTTTAAATAAGTTATCAACATTTTTTATGGTAAATGGCTTTATGCAGGGTCTTCATCAGCAGATCATTTTGTTCCTCCGGAAGACGGATCGTCTCTTCCTGCATGTCCATGATCTTATCCTGTGTCGCAACCTCTGACTCGAAGGCATCAAACAATTCTACAAGAGTTAATGTTTCCACATCCGACCAGAAAATGTTAGGAATGAGATGGTCAATTTACGGTCTTTATAATTACCTTAGACCCATCTCCGGTACATAAGTCATGGAGCCTGATACTTACCAGGCTCCGCTTTCTAATTTCATAAATCACACTTTAGCTTTAATCTGCCGGTGTATCATCCTTTGGCACAATCAGGTTTAAAATAAACACAACCAGGAAAGAGACCATCAGAGAACTTCCCAGTACATTCTTAAGCAGCTGCGGGCAGAACTGAAGTATTTCGGGAACCGAATCAATGCCTACGCCAATTGCAAGTGAAATACCCACGATCATTTTATTCCTGTAATTCAAAGGCTGCTCAGTCAGTAACTGGATACCAGACATTGTAATTGCTGCGAATACAGTTACTGTAGCACCGCCCAGTACCGGCTGCGGAATTGTTGCCATCAGTGCACTGAATTTAGGCGAAATACCGGCTGCCAGCATAACCATAGCTACTAAAAAGAAAACCCTCTTGGCAACTACCTTTGTGGTACAGATCAAACCGACATTCTGACTGTATGGATCCGTAGGAAGACCCCCGATACAGGCACCAATCATACCACAGATACTTTGTCCTTTGATGGCACCACCAAGTTCCTTATCGGTTGCCTGTCTGTTAAATCCACCCATTGCAGTGGAAGAAACATCTCCGATCGTCTGTACAGCTTGTACTATATACATTAAAATCATCATAATAATTGCATCAGGATGAAATTCCAGTCCAAAATAAAACGGCCTCGGAATAGATATAATACCTGCCTGGGATAACTCCTTAAAGTTAACAATATCTCCCATAAACAAAGCCACGATATATCCTACAATAATTCCAATTAACATTCCGGATACTTTTATATATCCTTTGCCAAACAAACTACAGGCCAGGGTTACAACCAGGGTTACTATAGCCAAAATCCAGAACTTTCCTGAACCAAAAGTCCCTCCGGCTTTTGCACCTGCTCCTCCACCCATATAGTTAATGGCCGTTTCATACAAAGACAAACCAATACTTAAAACTACAGTTCCACTGACAATTGGCGGGAAAAATTTACGTATCTTTCCAATTCCCATTCCAATAAATATAGAAGCAAAACCTGCTACCAGCTGAGAACCAAAAATTGCAGCAATACCATACTGCTCACCAATCATGGTAAGAATCGGCATATATGCAAATGCCACTCCCATAACAGAAGGAAGGCCCATTCCGAATCCAAACACCGGATATAATTGAAGAAGTGTTGTAATTGCTCCTATAATCATAGCCGCCTGTGTCAGCATAATCTTTTCTTCACCTGAAAGATTACATGTCGCAGCAATAAGCATCGGCGGTGTGATATTACCAATCAGCATTGCAAGAACATGCTGCATAGCCTGTGGAAATGCTTCTTTCCATGATGGTTTCCCATCCAGTTTAAAAAGTTCTGATTGCGTTGCCGTCATTTTTCTTTCCATAACTTTTCCCTCTCCAGTATTCACAATAAAAATTAGATTTCATAATTTTTTTTGTATTTTCTTATAAATATAAAATATAAATCTTCTATTGTCAACCTGAAAATTATTGTATATTTGAAATTTTATTTTAGATTTTTTGATAAATTTTTATTATATATTGATAATGTTTTATTACTATCTGAAAGCACTTTTTTTTCGGAGCAACCCGTAGTATTATAGGGTCAAATTCCTTTTTGGGCCTTATATTATTATGTAAACTAATGTTTATGCAAAGACACCACAAATTAATTCCTATTATTAGAAATCAATTTGTGGTGTCTTTTTATATCACTCAAAGTTAAAACTTCTCCAGACCTTCGCCTGGCTTTCATAAACCAACTTAAAAACCTCTGCATATTCCGGATGATTTACGTAATCATATGTAATTCCGGATGGCTCTTCATAATATCCACAATAGCCGTCTTTCTCGGACATCTTATACTGTTTATTCTTTTCTGATTGATAAGCAGGGTTTTTATTTACTACTATGTGAAATATTTCACCTGTTTCAGAAGCTCCGTTCTGATAATCACTATACTGACTACTCGCATAACATGTTATGACAACCGTGCCATCATCTTGTGTTTCATTCGAAAATATAACTTTACCATCCCAGGACGATGGGTAACTGAAACTGAATTTTTTTCCTTCAATATAGTTTTCATAGGGAACATA
The window above is part of the Novisyntrophococcus fermenticellae genome. Proteins encoded here:
- a CDS encoding SDR family NAD(P)-dependent oxidoreductase — its product is MRKVWLITGGAKGMGYAVAMEALKNGDSVIATTRKENDFVAPTEYKDQILNLKLDVTDKDEKAFADVAEAGVKKFGKIDILLNNAGRGRITFFEETSEENMRQLFETNLFGMMKMTKAVLPIMRKQRSGHIINVSSTASFSPGPVLYHTSKFAVTGFSTSLAFEVAPFGIKVTNAVPGMFGTNFYNKNVWGTNPDNVIEDYNESRWQDSFTENVSNMQFGDLDLLAKRIVEVVSMDNPPSMLPLGDDAPTVIEGWCESIQKDINKL
- a CDS encoding uracil-xanthine permease family protein encodes the protein MERKMTATQSELFKLDGKPSWKEAFPQAMQHVLAMLIGNITPPMLIAATCNLSGEEKIMLTQAAMIIGAITTLLQLYPVFGFGMGLPSVMGVAFAYMPILTMIGEQYGIAAIFGSQLVAGFASIFIGMGIGKIRKFFPPIVSGTVVLSIGLSLYETAINYMGGGAGAKAGGTFGSGKFWILAIVTLVVTLACSLFGKGYIKVSGMLIGIIVGYIVALFMGDIVNFKELSQAGIISIPRPFYFGLEFHPDAIIMMILMYIVQAVQTIGDVSSTAMGGFNRQATDKELGGAIKGQSICGMIGACIGGLPTDPYSQNVGLICTTKVVAKRVFFLVAMVMLAAGISPKFSALMATIPQPVLGGATVTVFAAITMSGIQLLTEQPLNYRNKMIVGISLAIGVGIDSVPEILQFCPQLLKNVLGSSLMVSFLVVFILNLIVPKDDTPAD